Within Epilithonimonas zeae, the genomic segment TGGTTACAGAGTTTAGTTCTTGACATCGAAGAGCTTGATTTCTTCCTGGAAACATTAAGATTCAGAGGAGTAAAAGGAACAACAGGAACTGCAGCAAGTTTCTTAGAACTTTTCAATGGAGATTATTCTAAAGTAAAACACTTAGATAAGGAATTATCAAAAAGATTCGGTTTCGAAAAAGTTTTTGGAGTTTCCGGACAGACTTATGACAGAAAAATTGATGCTAAAGTGGTAGCTTTATTAGGAAATATTGCTCAGTCTGCACATAAATTCACAAACGATTTACGTCTTCTTCAAAATCTGAAAGAAGTTGAAGAACCATTCGAGAAAAACCAAATCGGTTCATCGGCAATGGCTTACAAGCGTAATCCAATGAGAAGCGAAAGAATCGGAGCGTTGGCAAAATATGTGATGTCTTTAACGACAAGTTCTGCGATGGTCGCTTCAACACAATGGTTTGAAAGAACTTTGGACGATTCTGCAAACAAGAGGTTAACAATTCCTCAGGCGTTTTTAGCGGTTGATGCAATTCTATTGATCTGGAACAACATTATGAACGGAATCGTAGTGTATCCGAACAGAATCAACAAGCATATTATGGAAGAACTGCCGTTTATGGCGACGGAATACATCATTATGGAAGAGGTAAAAGCTGGTGGAGACCGTCAGGAAATCCACGAAGTGATTAGAGTTCATTCTATGGAAGCTTCCAAAAAAGTGAAAGAAGAAGGAAAAGAAAATGACTTGATCGAAAGAATTTTAAATGACGATTCTTTAAAACTAGATAAATCAAAATTAAAAGAGGTTCTTGATCCTAAAAACTTTATCGGCTTTGCACCGATTCAGACGGAAGAATTCATTGCCAATGAAGTCCAGCCGATTATTGAGGCAAACAAAGATCTGATAGGATTAGAGGCTGATCTTAAAGTATAAATATTGTGCAGTCTTTTCGGGCTGCATATTTTTTTAAAATTATACCTAAATTATTTATGACCAGAACGATTATTTCAGTTTTATTGATTTTAACCTGTCTCTTTTCAAAGGCTCAGGACAGAATTAATTTTACTGAAAAATTCAAAAAAGAGAATCAGGGAAAGTATAAAATTGAAATCAATGAGGCAAAGGAATTGATTCATATAATGCTGGCAATTACCAAATCCGGATTGGAAAATGATGATATGATTCAGCAGGAAGGTGTTTATTATAAAGATGTCATCTCACATTTTAAACCTTTTAAAGATGAAAAGATCATCAAAACTTTCGACTCTTTGCTGGTTGCTTCACCCTACAATTATATTTTTTTAACGGGAAATGGTATTTCCTATGATTTTAAAGGTGAGAAGCTCGTTAAAAATGAAATATTTGTCTTCCCGGCAACTGGTGTTTCAGGTATTAAAATCACTGAAAACCCAATTACGACTTACAAAAAAGAAATTGAAGATTTTGCGATAAAGTCTAAGTTTAGAGAATTTTACAAAAAACAGAAGCCGTACTATTCTCAAATTATTTCCGATTATGATAGAAAAGCTAATCTGGGCAAACAGTGGAAATGGCTGGAGAAAAATTTTAAAACCAAAATCAACAGCTACATCATCTTCTGTTCACCACTCATCAACAGTCTGAACTACACCGGAGATTTTGACAACAATAATTTTAAGCTGATCTATATGGTTTTGCCACCACTCGATAACTTTGAAAAACTTTCGGAGATTCAAAATGAGCTGTTCAATACAAGAGTAATGCTTACTGAGATTGACCACAATTATGTAAAAGCACCAAGTATCGCAAACAAAGAAGCTATTGATCAGTATTTTAAAGACAGGAAGATATGGACAGACGAAAATACAGAAGGCATTTTTGCCTATCCAAATCCGGTAAAAGTATTCGATGAATATATGACATATGGCGTTTTTGTTTTGTTCTGTGAAGATAATTATGATCAGAAAAATTTCCTTGAAACTAAGCAAAGCATCATTGCGCTGATGAAAGAAAGAGGTTTTCCGAAAATGCAGGAATTTACAGACAAGCTGCTGAAAGTTCGTGCAGAAAACCGTGATAAAAAAATTGACGATTGGTATCCCGAATTTTTAAAACAATTCGCTGAATAAAAAATAAATCTAATAAAATCCTGAACTTCGGTTCCTGAATCTAATAAAAAAATGAACAAAAGAATTTTCGTAGAAAAAAGAGGAATTTTCGATGTTGAAAGCCCAAAAATTTTTGATGAAGTAAAAGCGGTGGTTCCGTCGATCCAAAGCGTAAAAGTATACAACGTTTACGATATTTTTGGATTAAACGATGGTGAATTTGAAAAAGTGGTCAACAGTACTTTCGTGGATCCGGTTACTGATATTCTAATCGAGGAAAATCCTGCACAGGGAATTCATTTCGCCTTAGAATTTTTGCCAGGTCAATACGATCAGCGTGCAGATTCTGCTC encodes:
- the purB gene encoding adenylosuccinate lyase, with product MNSYKNPLEERYSSEEMLFNFSHNNKFQNWRKLWIALAEIEKDLGLEITDEQIAELKANAENIDYEKAAEYEKKFRHDVMAHVHAYGDVAPSAKGIIHLGATSAFVGDNTDLIQIRDGLLILKKKLVNVMKNLSDFAIQYKDLPTLGFTHFQPAQLTTVGKRATLWLQSLVLDIEELDFFLETLRFRGVKGTTGTAASFLELFNGDYSKVKHLDKELSKRFGFEKVFGVSGQTYDRKIDAKVVALLGNIAQSAHKFTNDLRLLQNLKEVEEPFEKNQIGSSAMAYKRNPMRSERIGALAKYVMSLTTSSAMVASTQWFERTLDDSANKRLTIPQAFLAVDAILLIWNNIMNGIVVYPNRINKHIMEELPFMATEYIIMEEVKAGGDRQEIHEVIRVHSMEASKKVKEEGKENDLIERILNDDSLKLDKSKLKEVLDPKNFIGFAPIQTEEFIANEVQPIIEANKDLIGLEADLKV
- a CDS encoding DUF4932 domain-containing protein, translating into MTRTIISVLLILTCLFSKAQDRINFTEKFKKENQGKYKIEINEAKELIHIMLAITKSGLENDDMIQQEGVYYKDVISHFKPFKDEKIIKTFDSLLVASPYNYIFLTGNGISYDFKGEKLVKNEIFVFPATGVSGIKITENPITTYKKEIEDFAIKSKFREFYKKQKPYYSQIISDYDRKANLGKQWKWLEKNFKTKINSYIIFCSPLINSLNYTGDFDNNNFKLIYMVLPPLDNFEKLSEIQNELFNTRVMLTEIDHNYVKAPSIANKEAIDQYFKDRKIWTDENTEGIFAYPNPVKVFDEYMTYGVFVLFCEDNYDQKNFLETKQSIIALMKERGFPKMQEFTDKLLKVRAENRDKKIDDWYPEFLKQFAE